One window of Thermocoleostomius sinensis A174 genomic DNA carries:
- a CDS encoding FAD-dependent oxidoreductase — MDNQVYDVVVVGGGVAGTALLYALATFTDLKRVALVEKYTQVASVNSKATNNSQTIHCGDIETNYSLEKALKVRRSAQMLVRYASELPAAQRDRIIYRFPKMVIGVGQDECQRLRQRYETFKPHFGGMQLLEKSQIAEIEPNVVMMNGQERPEALVAIAILNEYTAVNYGTLAQSFVEQAQAVDHKTVDLRLGQAVQAIEPVGNYYRIVTPDGALTARFVVVSAGGHSLLFAHRLGIGLNYSCLPVAGNFYFTPQVLKGKVYTVQNDQLPFAAIHGDPDVTMPGKTRFGPTALPLPVLERRNLQTAIDYLEVLKLDQTVASVLWDLFKVRDIRNYIFKNMAFEVPLVNRRLFLKDARKIVPSLQLQDLTFAQGVGGVRPQLIDRTQHQLILGQAEIDPGNGLRFNITPSPGATTCLGNAEQDLLRIQQHLGCEVDRRWFDAEPVLA, encoded by the coding sequence ATGGATAATCAAGTCTATGATGTGGTGGTTGTGGGCGGCGGTGTAGCAGGAACGGCGTTGCTGTATGCATTGGCTACGTTTACCGATTTAAAGCGTGTGGCACTAGTCGAAAAATATACCCAGGTTGCATCAGTTAATTCCAAAGCCACTAACAATAGCCAAACGATTCACTGTGGTGACATTGAAACCAACTACAGCTTGGAAAAAGCGCTAAAAGTGCGACGATCGGCGCAAATGCTTGTGCGCTATGCCAGTGAATTACCTGCTGCGCAACGCGATCGCATCATCTACCGCTTCCCTAAAATGGTGATTGGCGTGGGTCAAGACGAGTGTCAACGTTTGCGCCAACGCTATGAAACCTTCAAGCCACACTTTGGTGGGATGCAACTGCTGGAAAAATCACAAATTGCCGAGATTGAGCCGAATGTGGTGATGATGAATGGACAAGAGCGCCCAGAAGCATTGGTGGCGATCGCCATTCTCAATGAATATACCGCAGTGAATTACGGTACCCTGGCTCAATCGTTTGTGGAACAGGCTCAAGCAGTTGACCATAAAACCGTTGACTTGAGGCTGGGGCAAGCGGTGCAAGCGATCGAACCCGTGGGCAACTACTACCGCATTGTCACCCCCGATGGCGCTCTTACTGCCCGGTTTGTGGTGGTATCGGCTGGCGGACATAGCTTGCTATTTGCCCATCGGTTGGGCATTGGTCTGAATTATTCTTGTTTGCCAGTGGCGGGCAACTTCTACTTCACGCCGCAGGTGCTGAAGGGTAAGGTGTATACAGTACAAAATGATCAGTTGCCCTTTGCGGCTATTCACGGTGATCCGGATGTTACGATGCCTGGTAAAACCCGCTTTGGTCCGACAGCCCTGCCCTTGCCTGTGCTAGAGCGACGCAATTTGCAAACGGCGATCGATTATTTGGAAGTGTTGAAGCTGGATCAAACTGTGGCCAGCGTTCTATGGGATTTGTTTAAGGTGCGCGATATTCGCAATTACATCTTCAAAAACATGGCGTTTGAAGTGCCACTAGTGAATCGACGCTTATTCTTGAAGGATGCGCGGAAGATTGTGCCGTCTTTGCAACTACAAGATTTGACCTTTGCACAGGGGGTGGGAGGGGTACGCCCACAGTTGATCGATCGAACTCAACATCAGTTGATTTTGGGTCAGGCCGAAATTGATCCGGGTAACGGATTGCGCTTCAACATTACCCCGTCTCCGGGGGCAACGACCTGTTTGGGGAATGCAGAACAAGATTTACTGCGCATTCAACAACATTTGGGCTGTGAGGTCGATCGACGCTGGTTTGACGCAGAACCCGTTTTGGCATAG
- the msrA gene encoding peptide-methionine (S)-S-oxide reductase MsrA: MEKATFGAGCFWGVEAAFRRVRGVVSTSVGYMGGHFEHPSYLDVLSRITGHAEVCQMEYDPTIVSYKALLAVFWAIHDPTSLNRQGPDRGEQYRSVIFYHTPDQAEIAHWDKAALETSGWYCQPIVTQIQPASAYWLAAEEHQQYFEKRLKAQQQQTAIEQ; encoded by the coding sequence ATGGAGAAAGCAACGTTTGGGGCTGGATGTTTCTGGGGTGTAGAAGCTGCGTTTCGTCGAGTTCGTGGGGTGGTGTCTACATCAGTTGGCTATATGGGTGGACACTTTGAACATCCTAGTTATTTGGATGTGCTGTCGCGCATTACGGGTCATGCAGAAGTGTGTCAAATGGAATATGATCCAACAATCGTTTCCTACAAAGCCCTACTGGCTGTATTTTGGGCAATTCATGACCCCACTAGCCTCAATCGCCAAGGACCCGATCGAGGTGAGCAATATCGCTCGGTGATTTTCTATCACACACCCGATCAAGCAGAAATAGCACATTGGGACAAAGCAGCCCTCGAAACATCAGGCTGGTATTGTCAACCGATCGTGACACAAATTCAACCTGCTTCGGCTTATTGGCTAGCCGCAGAGGAGCATCAACAGTACTTTGAGAAACGGCTTAAAGCTCAGCAGCAACAAACAGCGATCGAGCAATAA
- a CDS encoding GlsB/YeaQ/YmgE family stress response membrane protein, with protein MNIIAWIILGLLAGAIAKLIYPGHQGGGILATILLGIIGAFLGGSLYALLTTGTLQLTAAGLSIPGLIVAVIGAMIAIFLWGLMTRRTV; from the coding sequence ATGAATATCATTGCTTGGATTATTCTGGGTCTGCTAGCAGGTGCAATTGCTAAACTAATTTACCCTGGTCATCAAGGCGGTGGTATTCTCGCTACAATCTTGCTAGGAATTATTGGTGCATTTCTAGGCGGTTCCCTCTATGCATTACTGACAACAGGCACGCTACAACTAACGGCAGCCGGACTTAGTATTCCTGGTCTAATTGTTGCTGTCATTGGAGCAATGATCGCGATTTTCCTTTGGGGTTTGATGACTCGCCGTACCGTCTAG
- a CDS encoding alpha-amylase family glycosyl hydrolase codes for MTQPPASSTITDPHKLAPAQATSEQYEVADPQAEVEAIVEEPRSDTDVDLEFLYTRDIEFRQETIYFLVVDRFYDGDPENSEGPNPELYDPDRQDWGKYWGGDLQGVIDKLDYLKNMGVTAIWLTPLFEQVEDLFCGNAAIHGYWTKDFKRINPRFLANGEENSLNKTQDSRDTTFDRLIDEMHKRKMKLVLDIVCNHSNPDFSGVKGELYDDGVKIADFNNDERHWYHHYGEVQNWEDDWQIQNCELAGLATFNENNTEYRDYIKSAIKQWLDRGVDALRVDTVKHMPIWFWQEFNADIQAHRPDVFVFGEWIYSHPSDDRSVEFANHSGMTILDFGLCVAIRAALAQGAEDGFYLIQNTLDQDHRYNGATELVTFIDNHDMPRFQSLNPDPEMLKVAMALVMTTRGIPCIYYGTEQYLHNDTDGGNDPYNRPMMERWDTDTEIYRMIRLLSGVRRLNPAVSMGGQWQKYITPDVYCYVRTYGECRCFVALNRGEATTIDEVETDMPDGEHTCVVTHNKYEVKDGKLYNLQLDARGVIVLSHVGERAKGQTIVRVQLNGVQTQPGERIVVTGDCPELGNWDIAKAYPLEYINPNTWFAEIPFNESAGKLVSYKYAMWREGQSPLRENLVARRWVIASEGTVKWRDTWAPGRES; via the coding sequence ATGACGCAACCACCTGCTTCGTCAACCATTACCGACCCCCACAAACTTGCTCCGGCTCAAGCTACTAGTGAACAATACGAAGTAGCCGATCCACAAGCAGAGGTAGAGGCAATTGTTGAAGAACCGCGATCGGACACCGACGTTGATCTAGAGTTCTTATATACCCGTGATATTGAATTTCGCCAAGAAACCATCTATTTCTTAGTCGTCGATCGGTTTTATGACGGCGATCCTGAAAATAGTGAAGGTCCAAATCCCGAACTCTACGATCCCGATCGACAAGATTGGGGTAAGTATTGGGGTGGAGATTTGCAGGGCGTCATCGACAAATTAGATTACTTGAAGAATATGGGAGTGACGGCAATTTGGTTGACTCCCTTGTTTGAACAGGTAGAAGACTTATTCTGCGGAAATGCCGCGATTCATGGATACTGGACGAAGGATTTCAAACGCATCAATCCACGCTTTTTGGCGAACGGTGAAGAGAATTCACTTAACAAAACCCAAGACAGCCGCGACACCACCTTCGATCGCCTCATCGATGAAATGCACAAGCGAAAGATGAAACTAGTGCTGGACATTGTTTGTAACCACAGTAATCCCGATTTCAGTGGCGTTAAAGGTGAATTGTACGATGATGGTGTTAAAATTGCCGATTTCAACAATGACGAACGCCATTGGTACCACCATTACGGCGAAGTTCAGAATTGGGAAGATGATTGGCAAATTCAAAACTGCGAACTAGCTGGGCTGGCCACGTTCAACGAAAACAATACTGAGTATCGTGACTATATTAAATCAGCTATCAAACAATGGCTTGATCGCGGCGTCGATGCGCTGCGGGTAGACACCGTGAAGCATATGCCGATTTGGTTCTGGCAAGAATTTAACGCCGACATCCAAGCTCACCGACCGGATGTATTTGTGTTTGGCGAATGGATTTATAGCCATCCATCGGACGATCGATCGGTGGAATTTGCTAACCACTCTGGGATGACCATTCTCGATTTTGGACTGTGCGTTGCCATTCGTGCGGCTTTGGCGCAGGGGGCCGAAGATGGCTTTTACCTAATTCAAAACACCCTCGACCAAGACCATCGCTATAATGGCGCCACAGAACTCGTCACCTTCATTGACAACCATGACATGCCCCGGTTCCAATCGCTCAATCCCGATCCAGAGATGCTGAAAGTGGCAATGGCGTTGGTCATGACTACACGCGGCATTCCCTGTATTTACTATGGTACTGAGCAATATCTCCACAATGATACTGATGGCGGTAACGATCCTTACAACCGCCCGATGATGGAGCGCTGGGATACTGATACCGAAATCTATCGCATGATCCGATTGCTGTCGGGGGTGCGCCGCCTTAACCCGGCGGTGTCTATGGGCGGGCAATGGCAAAAATACATCACTCCGGATGTTTACTGCTATGTGCGTACCTATGGCGAATGTCGTTGCTTTGTGGCGCTGAATCGGGGTGAAGCCACCACAATCGACGAAGTGGAGACCGACATGCCCGACGGCGAACACACCTGTGTGGTAACGCACAACAAGTATGAAGTGAAGGACGGTAAGCTCTATAACCTGCAACTGGATGCACGCGGGGTGATTGTTCTCAGTCATGTAGGCGAACGAGCCAAAGGGCAAACGATCGTGCGGGTGCAACTCAATGGAGTGCAAACTCAGCCCGGTGAACGCATCGTTGTCACAGGTGATTGTCCAGAACTAGGCAACTGGGATATTGCCAAAGCCTATCCACTGGAATATATCAACCCCAATACTTGGTTTGCCGAAATTCCCTTTAATGAAAGCGCCGGAAAACTGGTGAGCTACAAGTATGCCATGTGGCGCGAAGGACAGTCGCCACTGCGGGAAAACTTAGTGGCTCGTCGTTGGGTAATTGCCAGCGAGGGCACGGTGAAGTGGCGCGATACGTGGGCCCCGGGTCGCGAATCTTAA
- a CDS encoding TIGR02587 family membrane protein: MKRMSFPSRLEWNDEIQDIIRAAAGGFLFGIPLLYTMEVWWIGSYTEPPLMLGILATTFVIVFLLNHTDGFRQIRPDRPTQAMTDSIEAIAISTICATFILTLLREITSTTPLDEALGKIVLEGVPFALGVALARSILQGDRFESSQATEHQEAASEPSGHPPSASKPSHYNATLADIGATLIGTIIIAFNIAPTDEVPMLVAAASPPWLIAIVLASLLISYSIVFLAGFTAQQQRIQQRGPFQHPITETLVSYLISLLAAALMLWFFHRLSFADPWTSWLENTVILGLPATIGGAAGRLAV, from the coding sequence ATGAAACGTATGAGCTTTCCCTCCCGTCTGGAGTGGAATGACGAAATTCAAGACATTATTCGCGCAGCAGCAGGCGGTTTTCTGTTTGGTATTCCGCTACTATACACCATGGAGGTCTGGTGGATTGGTTCCTATACAGAACCACCGCTGATGCTGGGAATTTTAGCTACGACGTTTGTAATTGTGTTTTTGCTTAATCACACCGATGGGTTTCGCCAGATACGTCCCGATCGCCCCACCCAGGCAATGACCGATTCGATCGAGGCGATTGCCATTAGCACCATTTGCGCTACATTCATTCTGACGTTGCTGCGTGAAATTACCTCAACCACGCCCCTCGATGAAGCACTGGGTAAGATCGTTTTGGAAGGCGTGCCCTTTGCGTTGGGGGTGGCCTTGGCGCGATCGATTCTGCAAGGCGATCGATTTGAGTCGTCCCAAGCCACCGAGCATCAGGAAGCCGCATCGGAACCATCAGGTCATCCGCCGTCTGCCTCGAAGCCATCCCATTACAACGCCACCTTGGCAGACATTGGAGCCACCTTAATTGGTACGATCATTATTGCTTTTAACATTGCCCCAACCGATGAAGTGCCCATGCTCGTTGCAGCAGCTTCTCCGCCGTGGTTAATTGCAATCGTGCTGGCATCCCTGCTGATTTCTTATAGCATTGTGTTTTTGGCAGGCTTCACCGCGCAACAGCAACGTATTCAGCAACGGGGGCCGTTTCAGCACCCCATTACTGAAACGTTAGTATCCTACCTCATCTCGTTACTGGCGGCGGCCTTGATGCTATGGTTTTTTCATCGCCTTAGCTTTGCTGACCCGTGGACTTCGTGGTTAGAAAATACGGTGATTTTGGGGCTTCCAGCTACGATTGGTGGGGCAGCAGGACGGTTAGCAGTATGA
- a CDS encoding TIGR02588 family protein, whose product MKRSVSQGQFSRGQFSRSSQRSRLSAEAITIAISSLIVAALIGLILLVWITKDDRPPILSISTPEAVRQEQGYYYVPFTVKNDGGGTAESVQVIGELRINGQVEEQGEQQIDFLSSREEEEGAFVFSRNPALGDLVLRIASYKLP is encoded by the coding sequence ATGAAACGATCAGTTTCGCAAGGTCAATTTTCGCGGGGTCAATTTTCTCGATCGTCTCAACGATCGCGTCTTTCAGCCGAAGCCATCACGATCGCCATTTCCTCACTGATTGTGGCGGCTCTGATTGGGCTGATTTTGCTCGTGTGGATAACAAAAGACGATCGACCGCCGATTTTGTCAATCAGCACGCCCGAAGCCGTTCGGCAAGAACAAGGCTATTACTATGTGCCTTTCACGGTGAAAAATGACGGTGGCGGTACGGCGGAATCAGTGCAAGTGATTGGCGAACTGCGCATCAACGGACAAGTAGAGGAACAGGGCGAACAACAAATTGACTTTCTTTCTAGTCGTGAAGAGGAAGAAGGCGCATTTGTCTTTAGCCGTAATCCGGCATTAGGGGATTTGGTTCTCCGTATCGCTAGTTATAAACTTCCGTAG
- the cobM gene encoding precorrin-4 C(11)-methyltransferase has translation MQTEPLHLPAAVYIVGAGPGDPELLTIKAQKLLMQADVILFADSLVPPQILDIARPNAEIIRTANKTLEDMLPLMLDRVRSNRSVVRLHSGDPCLYGAVHEQMQALAAAEIPFEVIPGISAFQAAAATLKVELTVPGLVQTIILTRISGRTQVPETEELASLAAHQASLCLYLSARHIEASQAKLMQHYSADTPVAICFRLGWPDEKIWVVPLSQMSEVTERERLIRTTLYVISPALATVNAGLYPDGRRSRLYSPDHSHLFRPDRG, from the coding sequence ATGCAAACCGAACCGTTACACTTACCGGCTGCCGTGTATATTGTCGGAGCCGGGCCAGGAGATCCAGAGTTGTTGACGATCAAGGCTCAGAAGCTATTGATGCAGGCAGATGTCATTCTGTTTGCTGATTCCCTCGTGCCGCCACAAATTTTGGATATCGCCCGTCCCAATGCCGAGATTATTCGCACAGCAAACAAAACCCTGGAAGATATGCTGCCACTGATGCTCGATCGAGTGCGATCGAATCGATCGGTAGTGCGGTTGCATTCGGGTGATCCGTGTTTGTATGGTGCCGTACACGAGCAAATGCAAGCCCTAGCAGCCGCAGAAATTCCATTTGAGGTGATTCCAGGAATTAGTGCCTTCCAAGCCGCCGCCGCTACGCTGAAGGTGGAATTGACAGTTCCAGGACTGGTGCAAACCATCATCCTAACGCGCATTAGCGGTCGCACTCAGGTTCCAGAGACCGAAGAACTGGCATCCTTGGCGGCTCATCAAGCTAGCCTCTGCCTGTATCTCAGTGCTCGCCATATAGAAGCTTCGCAAGCCAAGCTGATGCAACATTACTCAGCCGATACCCCCGTGGCGATTTGTTTTCGCTTGGGCTGGCCCGACGAAAAAATTTGGGTTGTGCCGCTGAGTCAGATGTCCGAAGTCACCGAACGAGAACGTCTGATCCGCACTACGCTATATGTCATCAGTCCCGCCTTGGCAACTGTAAATGCTGGGCTTTATCCTGATGGGCGCCGATCGCGACTCTATAGCCCCGATCATTCCCATCTGTTTCGCCCAGATAGGGGATAA
- a CDS encoding GumC family protein, whose protein sequence is MKINQTKLLTVLLRHRRSVASSPTDSNLCPIFDVSLSDIPELVKLLDQADRILQSIEVDSLISDAQMAAAFSEIDIMLRLAEVEPTLSDLQLIQSLEAIDQMLWAMEAEAVALTASKRQQPDTGLIDTPQPLNEVKLESTPETEPEAKPEAEPETLVVASVPTSSSQLSLPSAHLVDVAQSCSDTSIVAVSQASVEDAVPINNQNPDQNPGNVQSTTRSFAIPRQVGIAAGVTIAVTAGTAGQVANRVPEYEGTFQLVVQTQAPQDGVAATPQIDDTNQRISETQIRILESPRLLDPIIEQLQAEHPDLDFQRFSENLDITVKGDRHLEVRYRDTDSQRVQLVLEQLAKTYVDYNNESCRDSACQGLKFIDAQIPQAQQRVSELRDQIQRFHQQHGLKNLEMQVRLFSARSAEIAKQEAELSGKLANARRDYEELQMRMALQPDESIAQAILDRDGQYQALLKQFRELDRQIVTALSSYQAEDEALRSLRAQHQTVAAQLGQEMVNTLERYVTNPASNLQDPVFQEPELLKLLQQSISTVHQINLMEMRQQTIAEAQKSVTQRKQELATVLRQYGDLRQQLQAETKILQQYFDQREELQAQVPPQQMTWQLVSAPELIKTPSGEPVRNYFYDLEKDLGSAAVFGALIGVAIAVVTKEKRSRSYTDLRVAQ, encoded by the coding sequence ATGAAGATTAATCAGACAAAGCTATTGACCGTTTTACTGCGTCATCGTAGATCAGTGGCATCTTCTCCGACGGATTCTAATCTGTGTCCGATATTTGATGTTTCTCTCTCGGATATTCCGGAATTGGTGAAATTGCTCGATCAAGCCGATCGAATTTTGCAATCCATCGAAGTTGATTCTTTGATCTCGGATGCGCAAATGGCAGCGGCTTTCAGCGAAATTGATATCATGCTGCGTTTGGCAGAGGTTGAACCCACTCTCTCTGATCTTCAACTCATCCAATCGCTTGAGGCGATCGACCAAATGTTGTGGGCAATGGAAGCCGAGGCGGTTGCCCTGACCGCATCCAAGCGTCAACAGCCTGACACAGGGCTGATTGACACACCACAACCTTTAAACGAAGTAAAGCTGGAATCAACTCCTGAGACCGAGCCAGAAGCCAAACCAGAAGCCGAGCCAGAAACCTTGGTTGTTGCTAGTGTCCCCACATCTTCCTCCCAACTTTCTCTTCCTTCAGCACATCTGGTCGATGTGGCTCAGTCTTGCTCGGATACTTCAATTGTTGCGGTTAGTCAAGCCTCGGTTGAGGACGCTGTGCCCATCAACAATCAGAACCCGGACCAGAACCCGGGCAACGTGCAATCAACCACTCGATCGTTTGCCATTCCTCGACAAGTGGGCATTGCAGCAGGGGTAACAATTGCCGTCACAGCCGGAACAGCCGGACAAGTTGCCAATCGCGTTCCAGAATATGAAGGCACGTTTCAACTAGTGGTGCAAACCCAGGCACCCCAAGATGGTGTGGCTGCCACTCCGCAAATTGATGACACCAATCAACGGATTTCCGAGACGCAGATTCGAATTTTGGAAAGCCCGCGTCTGCTTGACCCCATCATTGAACAGCTACAAGCCGAACACCCTGATCTCGATTTCCAACGTTTCAGTGAAAACCTGGATATCACGGTAAAGGGCGATCGCCACTTGGAAGTCCGCTATCGCGATACCGACTCGCAGCGCGTTCAGCTTGTTTTAGAACAATTGGCCAAAACCTATGTAGACTACAACAACGAAAGCTGTCGTGACAGTGCTTGCCAGGGCTTAAAATTTATCGACGCGCAAATTCCTCAAGCACAACAGCGGGTGAGTGAACTGCGTGATCAAATCCAGCGCTTTCATCAGCAGCATGGATTAAAGAATCTAGAGATGCAAGTTCGGCTATTTTCTGCCCGATCGGCCGAAATTGCCAAGCAAGAAGCCGAGTTATCGGGCAAGTTAGCTAACGCACGGCGTGATTATGAAGAGTTGCAGATGCGAATGGCCTTGCAGCCTGATGAGTCGATTGCTCAAGCAATTCTTGATCGCGATGGGCAGTATCAAGCCCTGCTGAAACAGTTTCGCGAGTTAGATCGGCAAATTGTGACGGCATTAAGCAGCTATCAAGCAGAAGATGAGGCGTTGCGATCGCTGCGAGCACAACATCAAACCGTAGCCGCCCAACTAGGGCAAGAAATGGTCAACACCTTAGAGCGCTACGTGACTAATCCAGCGTCGAATTTACAAGATCCGGTGTTTCAAGAGCCAGAACTGTTGAAATTGCTGCAACAGTCCATCAGCACCGTGCATCAGATCAACCTGATGGAAATGCGGCAGCAAACCATCGCTGAAGCCCAGAAGTCCGTGACGCAACGCAAGCAAGAACTGGCAACGGTGCTGCGGCAGTATGGCGACTTGCGTCAACAACTGCAAGCCGAGACGAAAATTTTGCAGCAATATTTTGACCAACGCGAGGAGTTGCAAGCTCAAGTGCCACCTCAGCAAATGACTTGGCAACTAGTGTCTGCGCCAGAGCTAATCAAGACACCATCTGGAGAGCCAGTTCGCAATTACTTTTATGATCTAGAGAAAGATCTGGGGTCTGCCGCTGTGTTTGGAGCTTTGATTGGAGTAGCCATTGCTGTGGTCACGAAGGAAAAACGATCGCGCTCCTACACCGATTTGAGGGTGGCACAGTAG
- a CDS encoding alanine/glycine:cation symporter family protein: protein MMIFAPSAVAQEAEPGGNIANAIIEPIVNFLATILFFPIGGENGFPFIVLWLFVAAVFFTIRMGFINFRGFKHAIDVVRGKYDDPHDDGEVSHFQALATALSGTVGLGNIAGVAVAIQLGGPGAMFWLTMAGLFGMVSKFVECTLGLKYRRVLADGTVLGGPMYYLTSGLSQRGMRPLGQGLAVLFCILTLGGSLGGANMFQANQAYSAISGLFPGLPAWLFGIVLALLAGVVIIGGIRRIGAVAEKLVPAMAVIYIAACLIVFLANLPQVPGAIATIFREAFAPTAVGGGIIGVMVQGIRRSSFSNEAGIGSAAIAHSAARTDEPIREGIVALLEPFIDTIVICNMTAIVIVLTGAYQNTGEELSGVQMTSSAFADVIGWFPVILSIAVCLFAFSTIISWSYYGVQAWGYLFGERSTIVFKIIYVVFTFLGCLASLSLIIDFSDLLLLGMAFPNLLGCYILSNEVAADLKDYWQRLISGQMPTYEQQLALQTSEESIQR from the coding sequence ATGATGATCTTTGCTCCAAGCGCTGTGGCTCAGGAGGCAGAACCGGGTGGCAATATCGCCAACGCTATCATTGAACCCATTGTCAACTTTTTGGCCACCATTCTGTTCTTTCCCATTGGTGGGGAGAATGGTTTCCCCTTCATCGTGTTGTGGTTGTTTGTGGCGGCCGTTTTCTTCACGATTCGCATGGGTTTCATCAATTTTCGCGGCTTCAAACATGCGATCGATGTCGTACGGGGCAAGTATGATGACCCCCACGACGATGGCGAGGTATCCCACTTCCAAGCGTTGGCGACGGCTTTATCTGGGACGGTTGGCTTGGGCAACATTGCTGGGGTAGCCGTAGCGATTCAATTGGGTGGGCCAGGAGCAATGTTCTGGCTGACGATGGCCGGGCTATTTGGCATGGTCAGTAAGTTTGTGGAATGTACGCTGGGGCTGAAGTATCGCCGTGTGTTAGCAGACGGCACGGTGTTGGGTGGCCCCATGTATTACCTCACGAGTGGTCTATCGCAACGAGGAATGCGGCCTTTGGGGCAAGGCTTGGCGGTGCTGTTTTGTATCTTGACGCTGGGTGGATCGTTGGGCGGAGCCAACATGTTTCAGGCCAATCAGGCCTATTCTGCCATTTCTGGTCTTTTCCCTGGGCTACCAGCTTGGTTATTTGGCATTGTGCTTGCCCTCTTAGCGGGAGTTGTCATCATCGGCGGAATTCGTCGCATTGGGGCTGTTGCCGAGAAATTAGTTCCTGCGATGGCGGTTATTTACATCGCTGCCTGCTTGATTGTGTTTTTGGCAAATCTACCGCAAGTTCCCGGTGCGATCGCTACTATCTTTCGAGAAGCCTTTGCTCCAACCGCAGTAGGGGGCGGGATTATTGGCGTCATGGTGCAGGGCATTCGCCGCAGTTCGTTCTCCAATGAAGCCGGAATTGGCTCAGCCGCCATTGCTCACTCAGCGGCTCGTACTGATGAACCTATTCGCGAAGGCATTGTGGCACTTTTAGAACCTTTTATTGACACAATCGTGATTTGTAATATGACGGCGATCGTGATTGTGTTAACAGGAGCCTACCAAAACACTGGAGAAGAGTTAAGCGGTGTGCAAATGACCTCCAGTGCGTTCGCCGATGTAATTGGTTGGTTTCCTGTGATTCTGAGTATTGCTGTTTGTTTGTTTGCCTTCTCGACGATCATTTCCTGGAGCTATTATGGCGTACAGGCTTGGGGCTATTTGTTTGGAGAACGCAGCACGATCGTCTTCAAGATTATCTATGTGGTATTCACTTTTTTGGGATGTTTGGCGAGCCTATCGCTGATTATTGACTTTAGCGACCTGTTGCTGCTGGGCATGGCATTCCCCAATCTGCTTGGCTGTTACATCCTTTCTAACGAGGTGGCGGCCGATCTGAAAGATTATTGGCAACGACTCATTTCTGGACAAATGCCTACCTACGAGCAACAGCTTGCTCTACAAACTTCGGAAGAATCGATTCAGCGATAG